One segment of Mycolicibacterium baixiangningiae DNA contains the following:
- a CDS encoding carboxylesterase/lipase family protein: MTTESTGASGRAVSAEPVVDTEYGPVRGTDDGFVKAWKGIRYAAAPVGELRWRAPEPPRPWGEVADARRVGPVCPQPTDPRIPLDLGGVQDEDSLRLNVWAPSGTAPGDGKAVMVWVHGGAYVLGSANQPLYHGRALASGGDVVVVTVNYRVGAFGFLDLSAFTTSRSRFDTNPGLRDVLAALHWVQRNIAAFGGDPARVTLFGESAGGGIVTTLMTSPTASGLFSAAIAQSSPATSVYSAERGRRTAEQFLDRLGVSPADADRLADAPLAAVLAASKRLFDEVPVRTPGTLAFAPIVDGEVVPDLPVKLARAGRSLPVPLIIGTNKHEAALFRWMKSPLLPITPQAITSMFAEIAAEQPGLQIPSEADLVGAYSGLRGKARGMGVARDIGFRMPSVWFAEGHSTVAPVYLYRFDFATPMLRLLRLGAAHATELPYVWGNLVAGPKDPTFKLGGLKAGTAVSDRLRGRWTGFAASGEPAGTPRWRPYRPDDRATLVIDADDTVVTDLDGDLRSAWGDEVLSFQ, from the coding sequence GTGACAACCGAATCAACCGGGGCATCGGGCCGGGCGGTATCCGCCGAGCCCGTCGTCGATACGGAGTACGGGCCGGTACGTGGAACCGACGACGGATTCGTCAAGGCGTGGAAGGGCATTCGCTACGCCGCGGCGCCGGTCGGTGAGTTGCGCTGGCGCGCGCCGGAACCGCCGCGACCGTGGGGCGAGGTCGCCGATGCGCGCCGTGTCGGCCCGGTCTGCCCTCAGCCGACGGACCCGCGGATCCCCCTCGATCTCGGCGGTGTGCAGGACGAGGACAGTCTGCGGCTCAACGTGTGGGCCCCGTCGGGCACTGCGCCCGGGGACGGCAAAGCCGTGATGGTCTGGGTGCACGGCGGCGCCTACGTCCTCGGCTCGGCGAATCAGCCGCTCTACCACGGGCGGGCGCTGGCCTCGGGTGGCGACGTCGTCGTCGTGACGGTGAACTACCGCGTCGGCGCGTTCGGATTCCTCGACCTGTCGGCGTTCACCACGTCGCGTAGCAGATTCGACACGAACCCCGGCCTGCGCGATGTGCTGGCCGCCTTGCACTGGGTGCAGCGCAACATCGCGGCGTTCGGGGGTGACCCGGCGCGCGTCACGCTGTTCGGGGAATCCGCGGGCGGCGGCATCGTCACCACGTTGATGACGAGTCCCACTGCGAGTGGGCTGTTCTCGGCGGCCATCGCGCAGAGTTCCCCGGCGACGTCGGTCTACAGCGCCGAACGCGGCAGGCGCACCGCCGAGCAGTTCCTCGACCGGTTGGGCGTCTCGCCCGCCGACGCCGACCGGCTCGCCGACGCTCCGCTGGCGGCCGTGCTCGCCGCCTCCAAACGCCTCTTCGACGAGGTTCCCGTGCGGACGCCCGGCACACTCGCCTTCGCGCCGATCGTCGACGGGGAGGTCGTTCCCGATCTCCCGGTCAAGCTGGCCCGCGCCGGCCGCTCCCTCCCGGTGCCCCTGATCATCGGCACCAACAAGCACGAAGCGGCGCTGTTCCGGTGGATGAAATCCCCGCTGTTGCCGATCACCCCGCAGGCCATCACCTCGATGTTCGCCGAGATCGCTGCCGAGCAACCGGGGCTGCAGATTCCGTCGGAGGCGGACCTCGTGGGCGCCTACTCGGGGCTGCGCGGCAAGGCCAGGGGGATGGGCGTGGCGCGGGACATCGGTTTCCGCATGCCGTCGGTGTGGTTCGCCGAAGGGCACAGCACCGTCGCGCCGGTTTACCTCTACCGGTTCGACTTCGCCACACCCATGCTGCGATTGCTGCGCCTCGGCGCGGCCCACGCCACGGAACTGCCGTATGTCTGGGGCAATCTCGTCGCCGGACCGAAGGATCCGACGTTCAAGCTGGGCGGGCTGAAAGCGGGCACCGCCGTGTCCGATCGATTGCGCGGACGCTGGACGGGTTTCGCCGCATCGGGCGAACCCGCAGGCACGCCCCGATGGCGCCCGTACCGACCCGACGACCGGGCGACGCTGGTGATCGACGCCGACGACACCGTGGTCACCGACCTCGACGGTGACCTGCGCTCCGCATGGGGTGACGAGGTCCTCAGTTTCCAGTAA
- a CDS encoding sterol desaturase family protein, whose protein sequence is MDAVGDAIGAFLNVLPPQMREPVLFAIPFFLMLLIVEWTAARRLEHLEAADRAPAGAYVARDAWTSLSMGMVSVATMAVWKFGALIGYAALYTYVAPWHLPSTQWYTWVIAIVGVDLLFYGYHRIAHRVRLVWATHQAHHSSEYYNFATALRQKWNNSGEILMWLPLPLLGVPPWMVFASFSISLIYQFWVHTERIGTLWRPIEFVFNTPSHHRVHHGRDAEYLDRNYGGILIIWDRLFGTFQSELFRPHYGLTTPVDTYNIWRLQTHEYAAIARDVRRATRWRDRLGYAFGPPGWKPAEDRHVKDTAAVRA, encoded by the coding sequence ATGGACGCAGTGGGCGACGCGATCGGTGCGTTTCTGAACGTGTTGCCGCCGCAGATGCGGGAACCGGTGCTGTTCGCGATCCCCTTCTTCCTGATGCTGCTGATCGTGGAGTGGACCGCCGCCCGCCGGCTCGAACACCTCGAAGCCGCCGACCGCGCGCCCGCGGGTGCCTACGTCGCCCGCGACGCGTGGACCAGCCTTTCGATGGGCATGGTGTCGGTCGCCACCATGGCGGTCTGGAAGTTCGGCGCGCTGATCGGCTACGCGGCGCTCTACACCTACGTCGCGCCGTGGCACCTCCCGTCGACCCAGTGGTACACGTGGGTGATCGCGATCGTCGGCGTCGACCTGCTGTTCTACGGCTACCACCGGATTGCGCACCGGGTTCGGCTGGTCTGGGCCACCCACCAGGCGCACCACTCCAGCGAGTACTACAACTTCGCGACCGCGCTGCGCCAGAAGTGGAACAACAGCGGAGAGATCCTGATGTGGCTTCCGTTGCCGCTGTTGGGGGTTCCGCCGTGGATGGTGTTCGCGAGCTTCTCGATCAGCCTGATCTACCAGTTCTGGGTGCACACCGAGCGTATCGGGACGCTGTGGCGGCCGATCGAGTTCGTGTTCAACACGCCGTCGCACCATCGCGTGCACCACGGCAGGGATGCGGAGTACCTCGACCGCAACTACGGCGGAATCCTGATCATCTGGGATCGCCTGTTCGGTACCTTCCAGTCGGAGTTGTTCCGCCCGCACTACGGGCTGACCACACCGGTGGACACCTACAACATCTGGCGGCTGCAGACCCACGAGTACGCGGCCATCGCCCGCGACGTCCGCCGCGCGACCCGATGGCGTGACCGCCTCGGCTATGCGTTCGGGCCGCCGGGGTGGAAGCCGGCCGAGGACCGACACGTGAAGGACACGGCCGCGGTTCGCGCATGA
- a CDS encoding cation:proton antiporter regulatory subunit, whose product MDVKEVLLPGVGLRFEFDNRDGDRIGVVARRTGDFEVVVYPKEDPDQAQQVFRLTGDEAEALAQILGAPRIAERFADLTREVPGLNAGQVLVRAGSPFVDRPLGDTRARTRTGASIVAIVRDEEVLASPGPADLLRAGDVLVVIGTDEGLAGVEIIVSEGHGNGAHQPGPPGRG is encoded by the coding sequence ATGGACGTCAAAGAGGTGCTGCTGCCTGGCGTCGGGCTGCGATTCGAATTCGACAACCGCGACGGTGATCGGATCGGCGTGGTCGCCCGGCGGACAGGCGACTTCGAGGTCGTGGTGTATCCGAAGGAGGACCCGGATCAGGCCCAGCAGGTTTTCCGGCTGACCGGTGACGAAGCGGAGGCGCTGGCGCAGATTCTGGGCGCTCCGCGCATCGCCGAGCGGTTCGCCGACCTGACCCGCGAAGTGCCGGGCCTCAATGCCGGGCAGGTATTGGTGCGGGCCGGCAGCCCGTTCGTCGACCGGCCCCTCGGGGATACCCGCGCCCGCACCCGCACGGGCGCCTCGATCGTGGCGATCGTCCGGGACGAGGAGGTGCTGGCGTCTCCGGGGCCCGCCGACCTGTTGCGGGCCGGTGACGTGCTGGTGGTGATCGGCACCGACGAGGGTCTGGCCGGGGTGGAGATCATCGTCAGCGAGGGCCACGGGAACGGTGCCCACCAACCCGGTCCGCCCGGCCGGGGCTGA
- a CDS encoding cation:proton antiporter, which produces MEVSATLLLELGVILAVLTVLGTIARRFALSPIPLYLVAGLALGEGGLAPVPAAGEFVETGASIGVVLLLLTLGLEFSIGEFATSLRRHLPSAGVDLVLNAAPGAIAGWLIGLNGVGILALAGVTWISSSGVIARLLSDLRRLGNRETPAVLSILVLEDFAMAAYLPLLAVLAAGGTFLQALFGMAIAISALVMAFVVSYRWGHHVGRLVAHPDNEQLLLRVLALTLIVAALAEFIHASAAVGAFLVGLTLTGEAAERARTVLSPLRDLFAAIFFLAIGVSVDPVTLLPMLPVALALAVVTSGTKVLTGQFAARRDGVARPGQLRAGTALIARGEFSLVIIGLVGSTVEALEAVATPYVFILAIVGPVLARFTGGRVPARRRPG; this is translated from the coding sequence GTGGAGGTATCGGCGACGCTGCTGCTGGAGCTCGGCGTCATCCTCGCTGTGCTCACAGTGCTCGGCACCATCGCACGACGCTTCGCGCTCTCGCCGATCCCGCTGTATCTCGTCGCCGGGCTGGCGCTCGGGGAGGGCGGATTGGCGCCGGTGCCTGCCGCGGGCGAGTTCGTCGAGACCGGCGCATCGATCGGTGTCGTCCTGCTGCTGCTCACCCTCGGGCTGGAGTTCTCGATCGGTGAGTTCGCCACCAGCCTGCGTCGGCACCTGCCGTCGGCCGGGGTCGACCTGGTCCTCAACGCCGCTCCCGGCGCCATCGCCGGGTGGCTGATCGGGCTGAACGGCGTCGGCATCCTGGCGCTGGCGGGCGTCACATGGATTTCGTCGTCTGGCGTCATCGCCCGGCTGCTCTCCGACCTGCGCCGGCTCGGCAACCGGGAAACCCCGGCGGTGCTGTCGATCCTGGTGCTCGAGGATTTCGCGATGGCGGCGTATCTGCCGTTGCTGGCCGTGCTGGCGGCCGGCGGCACCTTCCTGCAGGCGCTGTTCGGCATGGCGATCGCGATCAGCGCACTGGTGATGGCGTTCGTGGTGTCCTACCGGTGGGGTCATCACGTCGGGCGTCTGGTCGCCCATCCCGACAACGAGCAGCTCCTGCTGCGCGTCCTCGCCCTGACGCTGATCGTCGCCGCCCTCGCCGAGTTCATCCACGCATCGGCGGCGGTCGGTGCGTTCCTCGTCGGTCTGACGCTCACCGGCGAGGCGGCCGAGCGTGCGCGCACCGTGCTCTCCCCACTGCGCGACCTGTTCGCGGCCATCTTCTTTCTCGCCATCGGGGTGTCGGTGGATCCGGTCACGCTGCTGCCCATGCTGCCCGTCGCGCTGGCGCTCGCGGTGGTGACCTCCGGGACGAAGGTGCTCACCGGTCAGTTCGCCGCGCGCCGCGACGGGGTGGCGCGCCCCGGCCAGCTACGCGCGGGGACCGCGTTGATCGCGCGCGGCGAGTTCTCGCTGGTGATCATCGGGCTCGTCGGATCCACCGTGGAGGCGCTCGAAGCGGTGGCGACGCCGTACGTGTTCATCCTGGCGATCGTGGGTCCGGTGCTGGCCCGCTTCACCGGTGGACGGGTGCCCGCGCGGCGGCGGCCCGGATAG
- a CDS encoding NAD(P)/FAD-dependent oxidoreductase, with amino-acid sequence MQTVFDAAVDATLIDAALAASVPESMWLDVPRPQFAPLAGEVTADLVVVGAGYTGLWAALHAAERQPGRRIVVVESDRVAWAASGRNGGFVEASLTHGLENGKSRWPNEIKLLERLGMENLDGMQADIDRLGLDVDWQRSGMLTVATEPHQVTWLQDAAGAGEGHFLDEHAVREEVRSPTYRAGLFSPDTCAIVHPAKLALELARACVAAGVQIFEHTRATSLETRGSSVCVQTTAGRVTAQQAVLATNVFPSLLRRNRLHTVPVYDYVLATEPLTDEQLARIGWRNRQGVGDCANQFHYYRLSADNRIVWGGYDAVYHFGRKVKRHYEDRPQTYRRLAAHFFLTFPQLADVRFGYRWAGAIDTNTRFCAHWGLARGGRIAYVNGFTGLGVGASRFGADVCLDLLDGADTERTRLEMVRTKPMPFPPEPLASIGINATRWSLDRADHSAGHRNVLLRTLDALGLGFDS; translated from the coding sequence GTGCAGACGGTATTCGACGCGGCGGTCGATGCGACGCTGATCGACGCGGCGCTCGCCGCCAGCGTCCCTGAGTCGATGTGGCTCGACGTGCCCCGGCCGCAGTTCGCGCCGCTGGCCGGCGAGGTGACCGCGGATCTGGTCGTGGTGGGTGCGGGTTACACCGGTCTGTGGGCTGCGCTGCATGCCGCCGAACGGCAGCCCGGCCGACGGATCGTGGTGGTGGAGTCCGACCGGGTCGCGTGGGCGGCGTCGGGCCGCAACGGCGGCTTCGTCGAAGCCAGCCTCACCCACGGCCTGGAGAACGGAAAGTCACGCTGGCCCAACGAGATCAAGCTCCTGGAGCGGCTCGGTATGGAGAATCTCGACGGCATGCAGGCCGATATCGACCGGCTGGGGCTCGATGTCGACTGGCAGCGCAGCGGGATGCTGACGGTGGCGACCGAACCGCACCAGGTGACCTGGCTGCAGGACGCGGCGGGGGCCGGAGAGGGACACTTCCTCGACGAGCACGCGGTGCGCGAGGAGGTCCGATCACCGACTTATCGCGCCGGTCTGTTCAGCCCGGACACCTGCGCCATCGTGCATCCGGCCAAGCTGGCGCTGGAGCTGGCGCGCGCATGCGTCGCGGCCGGTGTGCAGATTTTCGAGCACACCCGCGCCACATCGCTGGAGACCCGCGGCTCGTCGGTGTGCGTGCAGACCACCGCGGGACGGGTCACCGCGCAGCAGGCGGTGCTGGCCACCAACGTCTTTCCGAGCCTGCTGCGGCGCAACCGGCTGCACACGGTGCCGGTGTACGACTACGTACTGGCCACCGAACCGCTCACCGACGAACAGCTGGCGCGCATCGGCTGGCGGAACCGTCAGGGTGTGGGGGACTGCGCGAACCAGTTCCACTACTACCGGCTCAGCGCCGACAACCGGATCGTGTGGGGCGGCTACGACGCCGTCTACCACTTCGGCCGAAAGGTCAAGCGCCACTACGAAGATCGACCGCAGACCTACCGGCGGCTCGCCGCTCACTTCTTCCTCACCTTCCCGCAACTCGCCGATGTCCGATTCGGCTACCGCTGGGCGGGTGCGATCGACACCAACACCAGGTTCTGCGCCCACTGGGGCCTCGCGCGTGGGGGCCGCATCGCCTACGTCAACGGGTTCACCGGCCTGGGCGTCGGCGCATCCCGTTTCGGCGCCGACGTCTGCCTGGACCTGCTCGACGGCGCCGACACCGAGCGCACCCGGCTGGAGATGGTGCGCACGAAACCGATGCCCTTCCCACCTGAGCCGCTGGCGAGCATCGGCATCAACGCCACGCGCTGGTCGCTGGACCGGGCGGACCATTCCGCGGGCCACCGCAACGTGCTGCTGCGCACCCTTGATGCGCTCGGGCTCGGCTTCGACTCGTGA
- a CDS encoding Rv1815 family serine proteinase, with translation MRRHLLSMLAAIAAPLAALLVPLAPANADPGVLVFPGMEIRQDTNVCTLGFIDLQQRVAYTAGHCRGSGPVNDRAGSFIGVQTGFEDNTPDGATVDINHQISDWQTIALTPEVQVNNLLPSGRALVADASVVPTKGMPVCHFGVVTGESCGTIEAVNNGWFTMANGVVSKKGDSGGPVYTNTPDGRAVIIGMFNSTWGQFPAAVSWQAATQQAGQGVVITAGAA, from the coding sequence GTGCGCCGACACCTGCTGAGCATGCTGGCCGCCATCGCGGCGCCGCTGGCGGCGCTGCTCGTGCCGCTGGCACCGGCGAACGCCGATCCGGGCGTGCTCGTCTTCCCCGGTATGGAGATCCGCCAGGACACCAACGTGTGCACCCTCGGATTCATCGATCTGCAGCAGCGGGTGGCCTACACCGCCGGTCACTGCCGGGGCAGCGGACCTGTCAACGACCGCGCCGGCAGCTTCATCGGCGTTCAGACGGGCTTCGAAGACAACACGCCCGACGGCGCCACCGTGGACATCAACCATCAGATCTCCGACTGGCAGACCATCGCGCTGACTCCCGAGGTGCAGGTCAACAACCTCCTGCCGAGTGGTCGCGCCCTGGTCGCCGACGCCTCGGTGGTCCCCACGAAGGGTATGCCGGTGTGCCACTTCGGCGTGGTCACCGGGGAGAGCTGCGGCACCATCGAGGCGGTCAACAACGGCTGGTTCACCATGGCCAACGGCGTGGTGAGCAAGAAGGGTGATTCGGGTGGGCCGGTCTACACCAACACCCCCGACGGCCGCGCGGTGATCATCGGCATGTTCAACAGCACCTGGGGTCAGTTCCCGGCGGCGGTGTCGTGGCAGGCCGCCACCCAGCAGGCGGGCCAGGGCGTCGTGATCACCGCAGGCGCCGCCTGA
- a CDS encoding nitroreductase/quinone reductase family protein produces MIVRYDQPSAAARAFNEVIRWLAEAGISIAGSRALRIRGRKTGRPRTVVVNLMSVEGRRYVVSPRGNTQWARNARAAGEVEAGSRWRRHTVRITEVPDADKPELLKRYLDRWYWEVKGHVGGLTPHSNDDEIRAVAPSIPVFELLG; encoded by the coding sequence ATGATCGTGCGCTATGACCAGCCCTCCGCCGCGGCCCGAGCCTTCAACGAGGTCATTCGGTGGCTCGCGGAAGCCGGCATCAGCATCGCGGGGTCCCGCGCCCTGCGCATTCGCGGACGCAAGACGGGCCGACCTCGCACCGTCGTCGTCAACCTCATGTCGGTGGAGGGCCGTCGCTACGTGGTCTCTCCCCGCGGCAACACCCAGTGGGCCCGCAACGCCCGAGCCGCCGGGGAGGTCGAGGCCGGATCGCGGTGGCGGCGCCACACAGTCCGGATCACCGAAGTGCCCGACGCCGACAAACCAGAACTGCTCAAGCGCTACCTCGACCGCTGGTACTGGGAGGTCAAAGGGCACGTCGGCGGGCTGACCCCGCACTCGAACGACGACGAGATCCGCGCCGTGGCGCCGTCGATCCCGGTGTTCGAACTCCTCGGCTGA
- a CDS encoding TetR/AcrR family transcriptional regulator: MGVRQDSRARMESQIIEVGRRHLITDGPAGLSLRAIARDLGVVSSAVYRYVSSRDDLLTLLLVDAYSELAARVDEAAAEGDPEWRGRILRMAHAAREWAVAQPASWSLLYGSPVPGYRAPAERTTGPGTRVVGALLGAVAAGIAAGDVADVELAVTARLSTDFENLRQEFGFSGGDAAVARTITLWAGLVGTISLEVFGQYGSDTFGDPREVFDLNIRTLVDLLTIPAPDPN, encoded by the coding sequence ATGGGGGTGCGTCAGGACAGCCGGGCTCGAATGGAGTCGCAGATCATCGAGGTGGGCCGGCGGCACCTGATCACCGACGGACCGGCCGGATTGTCGCTGCGCGCGATCGCCCGCGACCTCGGCGTGGTGTCGTCCGCGGTGTACCGGTATGTCAGCAGCCGCGACGATCTGCTGACGCTGCTGCTGGTCGACGCCTACTCCGAACTGGCGGCCCGGGTGGACGAGGCGGCTGCGGAGGGCGACCCGGAGTGGCGCGGACGGATTCTGCGGATGGCGCACGCGGCCCGCGAGTGGGCGGTGGCTCAGCCGGCGAGCTGGTCGCTGCTCTACGGCAGCCCGGTCCCCGGGTATCGCGCACCCGCCGAGCGCACCACCGGCCCGGGCACCCGCGTGGTCGGCGCGTTGCTCGGCGCTGTCGCGGCGGGCATCGCAGCCGGTGACGTGGCGGACGTCGAACTGGCTGTGACAGCACGACTTTCAACGGATTTCGAAAATCTCAGGCAGGAGTTCGGTTTCTCCGGCGGTGACGCTGCCGTGGCCAGAACGATCACGCTGTGGGCGGGGCTGGTCGGGACGATCAGCCTCGAGGTCTTCGGTCAGTACGGTTCGGACACGTTCGGCGATCCGAGGGAGGTCTTCGATCTGAACATCCGGACGCTGGTCGACCTGTTGACCATACCGGCGCCAGACCCAAACTAG
- a CDS encoding VOC family protein — protein MADQTPVQIAWVTRDMDATERALSTLLGARKWVRMPGVHFGPETCRFHGRPADFVADVALSYAGDTQLEIITPVRGESLYTEFLDRCGPGLHHVCREAADEDAFEAAVRDAERHGATVVADGVMAGGLRFAYVADEDAGVPYIEIACLTEDIRKFFDYVKQEQQP, from the coding sequence ATGGCTGACCAGACACCTGTCCAGATTGCCTGGGTGACCCGCGATATGGACGCCACCGAGCGGGCACTGTCCACGCTGCTCGGCGCGCGGAAGTGGGTGCGGATGCCGGGCGTGCATTTCGGCCCGGAGACCTGCCGGTTCCACGGCCGGCCCGCTGACTTCGTCGCCGATGTCGCGTTGAGCTACGCCGGCGACACCCAGCTCGAGATCATCACGCCGGTGCGGGGTGAGAGCCTCTACACCGAGTTCCTCGACCGGTGCGGCCCTGGGCTTCACCACGTCTGCCGGGAGGCCGCCGACGAGGACGCCTTCGAGGCGGCGGTGCGCGACGCCGAACGTCACGGGGCCACCGTCGTCGCGGACGGGGTGATGGCCGGCGGGTTGCGCTTCGCGTACGTCGCCGACGAGGACGCGGGTGTGCCCTATATCGAAATTGCTTGTCTCACAGAAGATATCCGGAAGTTCTTCGATTACGTCAAACAGGAGCAACAGCCATGA
- a CDS encoding FAD-binding protein: MSTEIPETVEAASVTEWSDEVDVVVIGFGIAGGCAAVSAAAAGARVLVLEKAAAAGGTTSMAGGHFYLGGGTAVQQATGFEDSAEEMYKYLVAMSREPEHDKIRAYCEGSVEHFEWLENLGFQFERSYYPGKVVVPPGTEGLSYTGNEKVWPFCEQAKPAPRGHSVPVPGELGGAAMVIDLLVKRAADLGVQVRYETGVTNLVVGGDRVTGVRWKHFGDTGAIKAGAVIIAAGGFAMNPEMVAEHTPALGQKRKTKHHGEVEPYILGNTNDDGLGIRMGISAGGVASNLDQLFITAAAYPPEILLTGVIVNRDGQRFVAEDSYHSRTSAFVLEQPDQTAYLVVDEAHMQMPEMPLIKFIDGWETVAEMEAALGIPEGKLAATLERYNEHAAHGEDPDFHKQPDYVATQDKGPWAAFDLSLGRAMYSGFTMGGLAVSIDGEVLREDGSTIPGLYAAGACASNIAQDGKGYASGTQLGEGSFFGRRAGVHAAQRG, encoded by the coding sequence ATGAGCACCGAGATTCCCGAAACCGTCGAGGCCGCCTCGGTCACCGAGTGGTCGGACGAGGTGGACGTGGTGGTGATCGGGTTCGGCATCGCCGGCGGGTGCGCCGCGGTCAGCGCCGCCGCAGCCGGGGCTCGGGTGTTGGTGCTGGAGAAAGCCGCCGCGGCGGGCGGCACCACCTCGATGGCGGGCGGACACTTCTACCTCGGCGGCGGCACCGCGGTCCAGCAGGCCACCGGGTTCGAGGACAGCGCCGAGGAGATGTACAAGTACCTGGTCGCGATGTCGCGCGAGCCGGAGCACGACAAGATCCGGGCGTACTGCGAGGGCAGCGTCGAGCATTTCGAGTGGCTCGAGAACCTCGGGTTCCAGTTCGAACGCAGCTACTACCCGGGCAAGGTGGTGGTGCCGCCGGGCACGGAGGGGTTGTCCTACACCGGTAACGAGAAGGTGTGGCCGTTCTGCGAGCAGGCAAAACCGGCGCCGCGCGGGCACTCCGTCCCGGTACCCGGAGAACTGGGCGGCGCCGCCATGGTGATCGACCTGCTGGTCAAACGGGCCGCCGATCTGGGGGTGCAGGTCCGCTACGAGACCGGTGTGACAAATCTGGTCGTGGGGGGCGACCGTGTGACAGGTGTGAGGTGGAAGCACTTCGGCGACACCGGGGCGATCAAGGCGGGCGCGGTGATCATCGCCGCGGGCGGGTTCGCGATGAACCCCGAGATGGTCGCCGAGCACACCCCGGCGCTCGGTCAGAAGCGCAAGACCAAGCATCACGGGGAGGTCGAGCCGTACATCCTCGGCAACACCAACGACGACGGCCTCGGCATCCGGATGGGTATCTCGGCGGGTGGGGTTGCCAGCAATCTGGACCAGCTCTTCATCACCGCTGCCGCGTATCCACCCGAGATCCTGCTCACCGGGGTCATCGTGAACAGGGACGGCCAGCGGTTCGTGGCCGAGGACTCCTACCACTCGCGCACGTCGGCATTCGTTCTGGAGCAGCCGGATCAGACGGCGTACCTGGTTGTCGACGAGGCGCACATGCAGATGCCGGAGATGCCGCTGATCAAGTTCATCGACGGCTGGGAGACGGTCGCGGAGATGGAGGCCGCCCTCGGTATCCCGGAGGGCAAGCTGGCGGCGACGCTGGAGCGGTACAACGAGCACGCGGCGCACGGCGAGGACCCGGACTTCCACAAGCAGCCGGATTACGTTGCGACGCAGGACAAGGGCCCGTGGGCGGCGTTCGACCTGTCACTGGGCCGCGCCATGTACTCCGGGTTCACCATGGGTGGGTTGGCGGTGTCCATCGATGGTGAGGTTCTGCGCGAGGACGGTTCGACGATCCCCGGTCTGTACGCGGCGGGAGCCTGCGCATCGAACATCGCGCAGGACGGCAAGGGGTATGCCAGCGGCACCCAACTGGGTGAGGGCTCGTTCTTCGGCAGACGCGCGGGTGTGCACGCGGCGCAGCGCGGTTAG
- a CDS encoding zinc-binding alcohol dehydrogenase family protein, with protein MSAPTMRAWRVREPAPIGTHPLDRVTTDVPQPAPGEVLVAVRTCGVCRTDLHVAEGDLPVHRPHVTPGHEVVGEVVALGPDTDAEYAVGDRVGIAWLRHTCGQCRYCLRGDENLCPQSRYTGWDADGGYAEFATAPAEYVHRLPPGYSDADLAPLLCAGIIGYRSLLRAEVPHGGTLGIYGFGGSAHITAQVAMAQGAEVHVMTRDEQARELALALGAASAQGAADRPPVPLDAAILFAPVGDLVPPALEALDRGGTLAVAGIHLSDVPVLNYQRHLFQERQIRSVTSNTRADAREFLAFAGRHRIEIASRPYPLDGADEALNDLSCGRIAGAAVLQV; from the coding sequence ATGAGCGCACCCACCATGCGCGCGTGGCGGGTGCGCGAACCCGCCCCGATCGGCACGCATCCACTCGACCGCGTCACCACCGACGTCCCGCAGCCCGCCCCCGGAGAAGTCCTTGTCGCCGTGCGCACGTGCGGTGTGTGCCGCACCGACCTGCACGTCGCTGAAGGTGACCTCCCGGTGCACCGCCCGCACGTCACACCCGGCCATGAGGTCGTCGGTGAGGTCGTGGCCCTCGGCCCGGACACGGACGCAGAGTACGCCGTGGGCGACCGGGTCGGCATCGCCTGGTTGCGCCACACCTGCGGGCAGTGCCGGTACTGCTTGCGCGGCGACGAGAATCTGTGTCCGCAGTCGCGCTACACCGGCTGGGACGCCGACGGCGGCTACGCCGAATTCGCGACGGCGCCAGCAGAATACGTTCACCGACTACCTCCGGGATACTCCGACGCCGACCTTGCGCCACTGCTGTGCGCTGGCATCATCGGCTACCGGTCACTGCTGCGCGCCGAGGTGCCCCACGGCGGAACCCTCGGCATCTACGGGTTCGGCGGCAGTGCGCACATCACCGCGCAGGTGGCGATGGCCCAAGGTGCCGAGGTGCACGTGATGACCCGCGACGAGCAGGCCCGCGAACTCGCGCTCGCCCTCGGCGCCGCATCGGCCCAGGGTGCCGCCGACCGCCCGCCGGTACCGCTCGACGCCGCGATCCTCTTCGCACCGGTGGGCGACCTGGTCCCGCCCGCCCTGGAGGCTCTCGACCGCGGCGGGACGCTGGCCGTCGCGGGTATCCACCTCAGCGACGTCCCGGTGCTGAATTATCAGCGGCACCTCTTCCAGGAGCGCCAGATCCGTTCGGTGACGTCGAATACCCGCGCCGACGCCAGGGAGTTCCTGGCCTTCGCGGGACGCCACCGCATCGAGATCGCCAGCCGTCCCTACCCTCTCGACGGCGCCGACGAGGCGTTGAACGATCTGAGTTGCGGACGTATCGCCGGCGCTGCCGTCCTGCAGGTGTAG